A section of the Osmia lignaria lignaria isolate PbOS001 chromosome 16, iyOsmLign1, whole genome shotgun sequence genome encodes:
- the nw gene encoding narrow isoform X1, translating to MKIAMLLMLVVAFASAQRITTIQLDGVQYFVSRMNPYSPELNYFLAYQYCRSLGLQLASFETKEKADTMTQYLKNAGYVKYDFWTSGNKLGTDMFLWMSTGLPFNATFDYMLRRPGNRPADVPPGTEPQRVARESGDSGSADGCVAMAAPTLAWEAQDCTLVKDFICEQTRCYYYNYGSIPVSATQGNRRPYITTTSAPASDDQVEDHEESDSSKNDENENESIDSIVDEKATPEESSVEEKLPEDPVVSRLITTAVPASDKQQPPSTSSPVATEEDHEQPTNAELDNARPDHLPDITSLFTDSPGPQARKDNVFEGLQTREIHRSSLRSSTDMKVEHRESPDYVEPQGETETPNNGLEDAHTVGPYDSVQDYYANDQPEAAESSMMKDQDDDSSTILPEAEPAYRYNIKVRTNGKVLDPPSK from the exons ATGAAGATCGCTATGCTGCTGATGCTCGTCGTCGCTTTCGCTTCAG CTCAACGGATCACAACGATTCAGCTGGACGGTGTACAGTACTTTGTGTCCCGGATGAACCCATACAGCCCAGAACTGAACTATTTTCTGGCCTACCAATACTGTCGCTCTTTGGGCCTTCAACTGGCCTCTTTCGAGACGAAGGAAAAAGCTGACACGATGACGCAATATTTGAAAAACGCCGGCTACGTGAAATACGACTTTTGGACATCGGGCAACAAATTGGGCACGGACATGTTCCTGTGGATGAGCACGGGTCTCCCCTTCAACGCTACCTTCGATTACATGTTGAGGCGACCTGGCAACAGACCCGCTGATGTTCCACCTGGTACTGAACCTCAACGAGTAGCGCGTGAAAG CGGCGACAGCGGCAGCGCGGACGGATGCGTCGCGATGGCTGCGCCCACGTTAGCCTGGGAGGCACAGGACTGCACCCTCGTTAAGGACTTCATCTGCGAGCAAACAAGATGCTACTACTACAACTACGGCAGCATTCCAGTCTCTGCGACTCAGGG AAATCGCAGACCCTACATAACAACCACCTCGGCGCCAGCCAGCGACGACCAGGTCGAAGACCACGAGGAAAGCGATAGCAGCAAGAAcgacgagaacgagaacgagagcaTCGACAGCATCGTCGACGAGAAGGCAACACCCGAGGAGAGTTCCGTCGAGGAGAAATTACCTGAAGACCCGGTCGTCAGCAGGCTGATTACCACGGCCGTTCCCGCGTCTGACAAGCAACAACCACCGTCCACATCTTCGCCGGTCGCCACCGAGGAAGATCACGAGCAACCGACCAACGCTGAGCTGGACAACGCCAGGCCAGATCATCTTCCGGACATAACCAGCTTGTTCACCGACAGTCCTGGCCCACAGGCCAGAAAGGACAACGTGTTCGAGGGTCTACAAACGCGAGAGATTCATCGTTCCTCTTTGCGCTCGTCCACCGACATGAAGGTCGAACATCGAGAGTCGCCTGATTACGTGGAACCACAAGGTGAGACAGAAACTCCTAACAACGGTCTGGAGGACGCTCACACTGTCGGCCCGTACGACAGCGTTCAAGATTACTACGCGAACGACCAACCGGAGGCGGCTGAATCGTCGATGATGAAGGATCAGGACGATGACAGCAGCACGATCCTGCCAGAGGCGGAACCGGCCTACAGGTACAACATTAAAGTGCGCACCAACGGCAAAGTATTAGATCCTCCGTCCAAGTAA
- the nw gene encoding narrow isoform X2 — translation MKIAMLLMLVVAFASAQRITTIQLDGVQYFVSRMNPYSPELNYFLAYQYCRSLGLQLASFETKEKADTMTQYLKNAGYVKYDFWTSGNKLGTDMFLWMSTGLPFNATFDYMLRRPGNRPADVPPGTEPQRVARESGDSGSADGCVAMAAPTLAWEAQDCTLVKDFICEQTRCYYYNYGSIPVSATQG, via the exons ATGAAGATCGCTATGCTGCTGATGCTCGTCGTCGCTTTCGCTTCAG CTCAACGGATCACAACGATTCAGCTGGACGGTGTACAGTACTTTGTGTCCCGGATGAACCCATACAGCCCAGAACTGAACTATTTTCTGGCCTACCAATACTGTCGCTCTTTGGGCCTTCAACTGGCCTCTTTCGAGACGAAGGAAAAAGCTGACACGATGACGCAATATTTGAAAAACGCCGGCTACGTGAAATACGACTTTTGGACATCGGGCAACAAATTGGGCACGGACATGTTCCTGTGGATGAGCACGGGTCTCCCCTTCAACGCTACCTTCGATTACATGTTGAGGCGACCTGGCAACAGACCCGCTGATGTTCCACCTGGTACTGAACCTCAACGAGTAGCGCGTGAAAG CGGCGACAGCGGCAGCGCGGACGGATGCGTCGCGATGGCTGCGCCCACGTTAGCCTGGGAGGCACAGGACTGCACCCTCGTTAAGGACTTCATCTGCGAGCAAACAAGATGCTACTACTACAACTACGGCAGCATTCCAGTCTCTGCGACTCAGGGGTAA